One Terriglobales bacterium genomic region harbors:
- a CDS encoding tetratricopeptide repeat protein, whose amino-acid sequence MRLHLTLALVLGISGLLWAQETAPTSPPSTGSEAKGEEQNTDAQKADDGSTPTKKQRKRFKNPLSDLCIHVGGSPCYDVSKKKPEETGQKSEEKPQTAPTGESVPRSDSGAEGEYSSSRDTLAIMNGVEGKEEPTGKSEVTELKHYDPHQAEKDIEVGEFYLKRKNYKAAIYRFRSALENKPNYALAIFRLAQALEPTGEVEEARGLYERYLQILPNGELAAEAHKALERLQPRPEKAATSPPAQTPR is encoded by the coding sequence ATGCGTCTGCACCTTACTCTCGCCCTGGTGCTGGGGATTTCCGGGCTGCTCTGGGCCCAGGAGACCGCGCCGACTTCTCCGCCATCAACAGGTTCTGAAGCGAAGGGGGAGGAGCAGAACACGGACGCCCAGAAGGCCGACGACGGCTCCACCCCGACCAAGAAGCAGCGCAAGCGGTTCAAGAATCCCCTGTCAGACCTCTGCATCCACGTGGGCGGCTCTCCTTGCTACGACGTCAGCAAGAAGAAACCGGAAGAGACGGGGCAGAAATCCGAAGAGAAGCCGCAGACTGCGCCCACCGGCGAATCCGTGCCACGCTCCGATTCCGGTGCCGAGGGCGAGTACAGCTCCAGCCGTGACACCCTGGCCATCATGAACGGCGTTGAAGGCAAGGAAGAGCCGACGGGGAAGAGCGAAGTCACGGAACTCAAGCACTATGACCCGCACCAAGCCGAGAAGGACATCGAGGTCGGCGAGTTTTATCTCAAGCGGAAGAACTACAAGGCTGCGATCTATCGCTTCCGCTCAGCGCTGGAGAACAAGCCGAACTACGCCCTGGCGATATTCCGGCTGGCGCAGGCCTTGGAGCCGACCGGCGAAGTCGAGGAAGCACGCGGGCTGTACGAGCGCTATTTGCAGATCCTGCCGAATGGCGAGCTGGCTGCGGAGGCGCACAAAGCCTTGGAGCGCTTGCAGCCCCGCCCGGAGAAGGCCGCTACTTCTCCACCCGCACAAACTCCCCGGTAG
- a CDS encoding DinB family protein translates to MHTDLAQALKAIDSATRDMAPGQLARHPEGKWSPAQILEHLSITFSSTARILDKCLESGETRASAPTLFHRLAAFLVTGIGYFPAGRQAPEFTRPTGVAAEQAMQQIRENLVAMDTALTRCEERFGLKVKIANHPVMGPLNVRQWRRFHLVHTRHHMKQIEGLRSQ, encoded by the coding sequence ATGCACACCGACCTTGCACAAGCGCTGAAGGCTATTGATTCGGCGACGCGCGACATGGCCCCAGGGCAGCTCGCGCGCCATCCGGAAGGAAAGTGGTCCCCGGCGCAGATTCTGGAACATCTCTCCATCACTTTCAGCTCGACCGCACGGATCCTGGACAAATGCCTGGAGAGTGGCGAAACCAGAGCCAGCGCACCGACCCTCTTTCACCGGCTGGCGGCTTTCCTGGTTACGGGTATCGGGTACTTTCCCGCCGGACGCCAGGCGCCGGAGTTCACACGACCGACGGGAGTGGCCGCGGAGCAGGCGATGCAGCAGATCCGAGAGAATCTCGTTGCGATGGACACAGCCCTTACGCGGTGCGAAGAACGCTTCGGGCTAAAGGTGAAGATCGCCAATCATCCGGTGATGGGACCCCTGAATGTAAGGCAATGGAGGCGGTTTCACCTGGTCCACACGCGCCACCACATGAAGCAGATCGAGGGCCTGCGCAGCCAGTAG
- a CDS encoding sigma-54 dependent transcriptional regulator: MDRILLVEDKTELREMLVTALTRMGYGVEPAAGLSEALARLRQYRFSAVLTDLKLPAGSGMDVLRATLEADPATPVVIMTAYGGIAEAVAAMRDGAYDFIQKPIDLEHLRHLLARAVERQQILRENVVLKEEYARRYAFPRIIGEHPAMLAAAREMQRTAPTATTILLLGESGTGKELFARAIHQLSPRAHRPFIALNCAAIPEALVENELFGHERGAFTGADRRRAGKFELAHEGTIFLDEVGELPAGTQAKLLRVLEEHVIDRLGGTATVEVEVRVIAATNRDLESAAARGEFRQDLYYRLAVVPIRIPALRERGDDVLILAEHFLERFRRELRKPRLAFTPDAVAALRAHRWPGNVRELQNAMERASILNDSELTAADLGLAANVRAAAVRSSDLGGSLASASSRAVESVERAKIEATLRECKWNKAAAAQQLGISYKTLLNKIHAYGLD, translated from the coding sequence ATGGACCGCATTCTTCTGGTCGAGGACAAGACTGAGCTGCGTGAGATGCTGGTGACCGCCCTGACCCGCATGGGCTATGGGGTCGAACCTGCGGCGGGCTTGAGTGAAGCATTGGCCCGGCTGCGGCAGTACCGGTTCTCGGCCGTACTCACCGACCTTAAGCTACCCGCCGGTTCGGGCATGGACGTCCTCCGAGCCACGCTCGAAGCGGATCCTGCGACGCCGGTCGTGATCATGACCGCCTACGGCGGCATCGCTGAGGCTGTAGCCGCCATGCGTGATGGCGCCTACGATTTCATTCAGAAACCCATCGACCTGGAGCATCTTCGCCACTTGCTGGCACGCGCCGTCGAGCGGCAGCAAATCCTTCGCGAGAACGTGGTCTTGAAGGAGGAGTACGCCCGGCGTTACGCCTTTCCTCGCATCATCGGCGAACATCCAGCGATGCTGGCCGCGGCGCGCGAGATGCAGCGCACGGCGCCTACCGCCACCACGATTTTGCTCCTGGGTGAAAGCGGCACCGGCAAGGAACTGTTTGCCCGCGCGATCCACCAGCTCAGCCCGCGCGCCCACCGGCCGTTCATAGCCTTGAACTGCGCTGCGATACCAGAAGCGTTGGTGGAAAACGAGCTTTTCGGGCATGAGCGCGGCGCCTTTACCGGCGCCGACCGTCGTCGCGCGGGCAAGTTCGAACTGGCCCACGAGGGGACTATCTTTCTTGATGAGGTGGGTGAATTACCGGCGGGTACGCAAGCCAAGCTCCTTCGAGTCCTCGAGGAACACGTGATCGACCGTCTGGGCGGGACCGCAACCGTCGAGGTTGAAGTTCGTGTGATTGCCGCCACCAACCGCGACCTGGAGTCGGCCGCCGCACGAGGTGAGTTCCGCCAGGACCTGTACTACCGACTGGCTGTGGTGCCCATCCGCATTCCAGCGTTGCGGGAGCGCGGGGATGACGTTCTTATTCTCGCGGAGCACTTCCTGGAACGCTTCCGCAGGGAGCTCAGGAAGCCGCGGCTTGCATTCACCCCGGATGCGGTCGCCGCACTGCGCGCCCATCGCTGGCCCGGTAACGTGCGCGAGCTGCAGAACGCTATGGAGCGCGCTTCCATCCTGAACGACAGCGAGCTCACCGCCGCGGATCTGGGACTGGCGGCCAATGTCCGGGCGGCTGCTGTGCGCAGCAGCGATCTGGGCGGATCACTGGCCAGCGCGTCGTCGCGCGCCGTCGAGTCGGTCGAGCGCGCCAAGATCGAGGCCACCCTGCGAGAGTGCAAGTGGAACAAGGCGGCTGCGGCGCAGCAGCTGGGTATCTCCTACAAGACGCTGCTGAACAAGATCCACGCCTACGGGCTGGATTGA
- a CDS encoding ATP-binding protein, translating to MRLVDNPLILTLVLATLALAVLVVLATWLVLHFRRGAVGTRESALPARPATESDAFAAAAVQGVIQRLKEQEKELERLRQAERERFQAAETVSAAVLSNLTSGVLLFGPAGTVRQANEAARGILGYASPTGLHARDLFRGVSALREETGGAEPSNQSLLGALDAALGSGQSFRRLEADYTTPAGESRVLGITLSPVRGSTDELLGAACLVSDLTEITGLARQMRLRENLASLGEMSGGIAHEFKNSLATISGYAQMLTAENDSETVRQFASKIVSETSSLTRIVTDFLNFARPQKLEPEPIDLCQLLEECARECPIELRMTLPAGFSLVGDRTALRQAFSNLLRNSAESGKDGVPVRVEVTGQADAQQARVVLHDNGGGIPAKDLGHIFIPFFTTKSGGTGLGLALVHRIVTQHGGAIAVASDASGSTFTLSFPAGKPLPPSASSE from the coding sequence GTGAGGCTGGTCGACAACCCACTGATCCTGACGCTTGTCCTGGCGACCCTCGCGCTGGCCGTGTTGGTCGTCCTCGCCACCTGGCTGGTCCTCCATTTCCGCCGCGGCGCCGTGGGCACCCGCGAGTCGGCGCTGCCGGCAAGACCGGCAACCGAGAGCGACGCCTTTGCTGCCGCTGCGGTCCAAGGCGTGATCCAGCGGCTGAAGGAACAGGAGAAGGAGCTGGAACGCCTGCGGCAGGCGGAGCGCGAACGCTTTCAGGCAGCAGAGACGGTGAGCGCCGCTGTCCTCTCGAATCTGACCAGCGGGGTGCTTCTCTTCGGTCCGGCCGGCACGGTTCGCCAGGCGAACGAAGCCGCACGTGGCATCCTCGGCTACGCCTCTCCAACGGGATTGCACGCTCGTGACCTCTTCCGCGGTGTGAGTGCGCTGCGCGAGGAAACCGGAGGAGCGGAGCCCTCCAACCAGTCGCTGCTAGGGGCCCTGGATGCCGCTCTCGGAAGCGGCCAGTCCTTTCGCCGCCTGGAGGCCGATTACACCACTCCGGCGGGCGAAAGCCGCGTACTCGGAATCACGCTTTCGCCCGTCCGCGGGTCCACCGACGAACTGCTGGGCGCGGCCTGCCTGGTGAGCGACCTCACCGAAATCACCGGTTTGGCCCGCCAGATGCGGCTCAGGGAAAACCTGGCCTCACTGGGCGAGATGTCCGGCGGTATCGCCCATGAGTTCAAGAACTCGCTGGCAACCATCTCCGGCTACGCCCAGATGCTCACCGCCGAGAATGATTCCGAAACCGTCCGCCAGTTTGCCTCCAAGATCGTCTCCGAGACCAGCAGCCTGACGCGCATCGTAACCGACTTTCTGAACTTCGCGCGGCCTCAGAAGCTCGAACCGGAGCCCATCGACCTCTGCCAGCTGCTGGAAGAATGTGCCCGCGAATGCCCCATCGAGCTCCGAATGACATTGCCGGCCGGGTTCTCCCTGGTGGGCGACCGCACGGCGTTGCGCCAGGCATTCAGCAATCTGCTGCGCAACAGCGCTGAGTCGGGGAAGGATGGCGTCCCGGTCAGGGTGGAAGTCACCGGCCAGGCCGACGCGCAGCAGGCGCGCGTCGTCCTGCACGATAACGGCGGCGGCATTCCCGCCAAGGACCTGGGGCACATCTTCATTCCTTTCTTCACCACCAAGTCCGGGGGCACGGGGTTGGGCCTTGCACTGGTGCATCGTATTGTGACTCAGCATGGGGGCGCGATTGCCGTCGCCAGTGACGCCTCGGGAAGCACGTTTACCCTCTCGTTTCCGGCCGGAAAACCTCTGCCCCCGTCGGCCTCATCAGAGTAG
- a CDS encoding prepilin peptidase codes for MTEAFEYLFPVFLFFLGLAFGSFLNVCIHRLPRGLSVVRPRSACPACSAAIGARDNIPVLSWILLGGRCRHCRARISPRYAVVELLTALLFLMCYFTFGLSLATLKYCVFGFLLLGLIFTDAETKLLPDKLTLPGMALGFLFSLFVPVGGLVGWLLPDLLPAGFDLELAWRLRSLADSLLGAAVGASFIYGAGALYLRARGVEGMGFGDVKLMGMIGAFLGVHLTILTLFAASLAGSLFGLATVVAVWVRRFRRIVARGREPAAAARRRAWRSAKLVYRHYEMPFGVFLGSMALVAVFLGHAFLRWYTGRYS; via the coding sequence GTGACCGAGGCCTTCGAATACCTGTTCCCCGTCTTCCTGTTTTTCCTGGGACTGGCTTTCGGCAGCTTTCTCAACGTGTGTATTCACCGGTTGCCGCGCGGGTTATCGGTGGTGCGCCCGCGGTCGGCCTGCCCGGCGTGCAGTGCAGCCATCGGCGCCCGCGACAACATCCCCGTACTGAGCTGGATTCTGCTCGGTGGCCGCTGCCGCCACTGCCGAGCGCGCATCTCTCCCCGCTACGCGGTGGTCGAACTGTTGACGGCGTTGCTCTTCCTGATGTGCTACTTCACCTTTGGGCTATCGCTCGCGACACTGAAGTACTGCGTATTCGGATTCCTGCTGCTGGGACTGATTTTCACTGACGCGGAAACCAAGCTGCTCCCGGACAAGCTGACCCTGCCGGGCATGGCACTCGGATTCCTCTTCAGCCTCTTCGTTCCAGTAGGTGGCCTGGTCGGCTGGCTACTGCCCGACCTGCTGCCCGCGGGATTCGATCTGGAGCTGGCCTGGCGCCTGCGCTCGCTGGCCGACTCGCTACTGGGTGCGGCCGTAGGCGCTTCCTTCATCTACGGGGCCGGAGCGCTATACCTGCGCGCTCGTGGCGTGGAGGGCATGGGCTTCGGGGACGTCAAGCTGATGGGGATGATCGGCGCTTTTCTGGGAGTGCACCTCACCATCCTCACCCTGTTCGCCGCCTCGCTTGCGGGTTCCCTGTTCGGACTTGCTACCGTGGTGGCGGTTTGGGTACGGCGCTTCCGTCGCATCGTCGCTCGCGGCCGCGAACCGGCCGCCGCCGCCCGCCGTCGGGCATGGCGATCCGCCAAACTGGTGTATCGCCACTATGAAATGCCCTTTGGCGTCTTCCTGGGAAGCATGGCTTTGGTGGCCGTTTTTCTGGGTCATGCTTTCCTGCGCTGGTACACGGGACGCTATTCGTGA
- a CDS encoding glycosyltransferase produces MLTLTAILHTQNDERLLGRALESLRPCNEILVVDHGSTDGTLEIARQFGAVVLKPSDGPFLEAATGEWVLCLLPTEALSEDLEGGLYEWKQEEPGTTNAYALRIREETPAGWRHHAPQTRLVRRGTMHWTGHLPPRMDNALVFPGDLLRLADARP; encoded by the coding sequence ATGCTCACTCTCACGGCCATCCTGCACACGCAAAACGACGAGCGGCTTCTCGGCCGTGCCCTGGAGTCGCTGCGGCCCTGCAATGAGATCCTGGTCGTAGACCATGGCTCTACCGACGGCACCTTGGAGATTGCGCGCCAGTTCGGCGCGGTAGTCCTCAAGCCAAGCGACGGCCCGTTTCTCGAAGCTGCCACCGGCGAGTGGGTGCTTTGTCTCCTGCCCACGGAAGCGCTGTCGGAGGACCTGGAAGGCGGGCTGTACGAATGGAAGCAGGAGGAGCCGGGCACAACTAACGCTTACGCACTTCGTATCCGTGAGGAGACTCCCGCCGGTTGGCGTCACCATGCACCGCAAACACGTCTGGTACGCCGCGGCACTATGCACTGGACCGGCCATCTCCCGCCTCGCATGGATAATGCTCTGGTATTCCCGGGCGACCTCTTGCGTCTGGCGGACGCCCGGCCGTAG
- a CDS encoding BON domain-containing protein yields MILTIGLAVGCTRGRTDAQIVGDVQAKLFADPAITTKQIQVSANNGTVTLTGTVASDMERAAAANDAAQIEGVKTVVNNLAVAEAAVPAVPAEEPAMPQPTARPAARTTARAASARSATPTPAQPASAPAQPAAPRPPEPVTLEAGTTMVIRLIDAIDSERNQVGDVIRATLEHPLVHEDRVVVPKGADVEGRIVEAKSAGHFKGRSEIALEMTRLTVNGKSYALQTDQFTRQGSSRGKRTAATIGGGAALGAIIGGIAGGGKGAAIGAGVGAGAGTGVQAVTKGEQIKIPSETVMTFHLQDSVSVVPVGRSVRQAAATEYDE; encoded by the coding sequence ATGATTTTGACGATAGGGCTGGCGGTCGGCTGTACGCGCGGCCGTACGGATGCTCAAATCGTGGGAGACGTGCAGGCCAAGCTGTTCGCCGACCCGGCCATCACAACCAAGCAGATCCAGGTGAGCGCCAACAACGGCACGGTGACCTTGACAGGGACGGTCGCCAGCGACATGGAACGTGCCGCGGCCGCGAACGACGCCGCCCAAATCGAGGGCGTCAAGACGGTAGTGAACAACCTGGCCGTGGCGGAGGCGGCAGTTCCAGCCGTGCCCGCAGAGGAACCGGCCATGCCGCAGCCGACCGCTCGCCCGGCGGCGCGTACCACTGCGCGTGCCGCTTCGGCTCGTAGCGCAACACCTACTCCCGCACAACCTGCCAGCGCTCCGGCTCAGCCGGCCGCTCCCAGGCCGCCGGAGCCCGTTACCCTGGAGGCCGGCACGACGATGGTGATCCGCCTGATCGATGCGATCGACTCGGAACGCAATCAGGTCGGTGACGTGATCCGTGCCACCCTCGAGCACCCGCTGGTCCATGAAGACCGCGTCGTGGTCCCCAAAGGGGCCGACGTTGAGGGTCGCATCGTGGAAGCCAAGAGCGCCGGGCACTTCAAGGGCCGCTCGGAAATCGCCCTGGAAATGACGCGCCTGACCGTCAACGGCAAATCCTATGCGCTGCAAACTGATCAGTTCACGCGCCAGGGCAGTTCGCGCGGCAAGCGCACCGCGGCCACTATCGGCGGCGGAGCCGCGCTGGGCGCCATCATCGGAGGGATCGCTGGTGGCGGCAAAGGCGCAGCCATCGGTGCGGGTGTGGGCGCGGGCGCCGGCACTGGAGTCCAGGCGGTCACCAAGGGCGAGCAGATCAAGATCCCGTCCGAAACGGTGATGACCTTCCATCTGCAGGACTCGGTCAGCGTCGTCCCGGTGGGGCGCAGCGTACGCCAAGCTGCCGCTACCGAATACGACGAGTAG
- a CDS encoding potassium channel protein, with product MDLRRRLGLALIVLVVTTAAAVAGYRIMGGTSVSLLDAVYMAVITLAGVGYGEFVDTSGVPALRLFNIFVVVIGVAVTLYVFSVVTAFLVEGDISRIFWRRKMLKRIGELKEHYIVCGLGDTGRHVVEELQKTGTPYVVIEHQEEHAKHFLEHHGDAFGDMLYLLGDATDEAVLDAAGIERARGLIAALPFEKENLVITVMARQKNAGLRIVARCTDLKFSERILKAGANATVSPDHIGGLRLASEVLRPHVVSFLDIMLKEQSRTLRIEEIAVEGTSPWVGKKIVQLNLRADYNLLPLAIRTADGEGPQFVPNPADDRKVRSGDVIIVMGGMDDVRRAREAARAGTPLAS from the coding sequence ATGGACCTCCGCCGCAGACTCGGGCTCGCGCTGATCGTCCTGGTGGTCACCACGGCGGCCGCGGTGGCCGGGTATCGCATCATGGGCGGAACGTCGGTCTCGCTGCTGGACGCCGTATACATGGCGGTGATCACTCTGGCCGGGGTCGGTTATGGCGAGTTCGTGGACACCAGCGGAGTCCCCGCCTTGCGCCTATTCAACATTTTCGTGGTCGTCATCGGCGTAGCCGTGACTCTCTACGTGTTCTCGGTGGTGACGGCGTTCCTGGTGGAAGGCGACATCAGTAGAATCTTCTGGAGACGCAAGATGCTGAAACGGATCGGCGAACTCAAGGAACACTACATCGTTTGCGGCTTGGGAGACACGGGCCGCCACGTCGTCGAGGAGCTCCAGAAGACGGGCACGCCCTACGTCGTCATCGAGCACCAGGAGGAGCACGCCAAGCACTTCCTGGAACACCACGGCGATGCCTTCGGCGACATGCTCTACTTGCTGGGCGACGCCACCGACGAAGCGGTGCTGGATGCGGCTGGCATCGAGCGCGCGCGCGGCTTGATCGCCGCCCTGCCCTTCGAGAAGGAGAACCTGGTCATCACGGTGATGGCGCGGCAGAAGAACGCCGGATTGCGCATCGTAGCTCGCTGCACCGACCTGAAGTTCTCCGAGCGCATTCTGAAGGCCGGCGCCAACGCCACCGTTTCGCCCGATCACATCGGGGGATTGCGCCTGGCCAGCGAAGTGCTTCGCCCGCACGTGGTGAGCTTCCTGGACATCATGCTCAAGGAGCAGTCCCGCACCTTGCGGATCGAGGAGATCGCAGTCGAGGGCACCTCGCCCTGGGTCGGGAAGAAGATAGTCCAGCTGAATCTGCGCGCGGACTACAACCTGCTGCCGCTGGCCATCCGGACCGCCGACGGGGAGGGCCCGCAGTTCGTTCCCAACCCCGCCGACGACCGCAAAGTTCGCAGCGGAGACGTCATTATTGTGATGGGCGGGATGGACGACGTGCGACGCGCGCGCGAGGCCGCTCGTGCCGGCACGCCCCTGGCTTCGTAG
- a CDS encoding molybdenum cofactor guanylyltransferase codes for MPQFVPDPQVWQAARDLSVFVLAGGRSTRMGQDKALLELKGKTLLVRALELARTISPNLAIVGPAHLYQTQGRVVEDILPGHGPLGGIHAALSSSANALNLILGVDLPFVEPGFLQYLVQQAGQSDAVVIVPRTGSGFQPLCAVYRRQFREVAQAALEKDENKIDALFGRVSTRIVDEAEMARFAFDPAMFQNLNTREDFEVAQARLRAARSGP; via the coding sequence TTGCCTCAGTTCGTTCCCGACCCGCAAGTGTGGCAGGCAGCAAGAGACCTCAGCGTCTTCGTGCTGGCGGGCGGCCGAAGCACGCGGATGGGGCAAGACAAGGCCCTCCTGGAACTGAAAGGGAAGACGCTGCTGGTGCGTGCTTTGGAACTGGCCCGGACGATTAGCCCGAATCTCGCGATCGTGGGCCCGGCGCATCTGTACCAGACTCAGGGTCGCGTGGTCGAAGATATCCTTCCCGGCCATGGGCCGCTGGGCGGCATCCACGCCGCCCTCTCCTCCAGCGCGAACGCACTCAACCTGATTCTGGGAGTGGACCTGCCCTTCGTGGAGCCCGGTTTCCTCCAGTACCTCGTGCAACAGGCTGGCCAAAGCGACGCCGTGGTGATTGTGCCTCGAACGGGCAGCGGCTTCCAGCCGCTGTGCGCCGTGTATCGCCGGCAGTTTCGCGAGGTCGCGCAAGCGGCGCTGGAGAAGGATGAGAACAAGATTGACGCGCTGTTCGGCCGCGTTTCCACCCGCATCGTGGACGAGGCAGAAATGGCCCGATTTGCCTTTGACCCGGCGATGTTCCAGAATCTCAACACGCGCGAGGATTTCGAGGTCGCGCAGGCGCGACTTCGCGCCGCCCGGTCCGGCCCATGA
- a CDS encoding ATP-binding cassette domain-containing protein, whose amino-acid sequence MTQERIPYIEFRDVSKAFGEHVVLDHVSFNVYPAETVCIIGRSGVGKSVSLHHIMGFLKPDSGRVMVAFEDITDHPEAELERIRKKVTMVFQNGALFDSLTVGENVAFPLRERRDLDEEQIYQIVDGLLDMVGVREMRDLIPSDLSTGMKRSVAIARALAAQPECILYDEPTTQVDPLMAQLLGDLIKKLKYQLKLTSIVVTHDMRLARKLADRIVFLHEAKVHFFGTPQQMDASEDAVVQQFLRLDELVIA is encoded by the coding sequence ATGACGCAGGAGCGCATCCCTTACATCGAGTTTCGTGACGTCTCGAAAGCGTTCGGCGAACACGTGGTCCTAGACCACGTGAGCTTCAACGTCTACCCGGCGGAGACGGTGTGCATCATCGGGCGCAGCGGAGTGGGCAAGTCCGTTTCCCTGCACCACATCATGGGTTTCCTCAAGCCGGATTCGGGGCGGGTGATGGTCGCCTTTGAGGACATCACCGATCACCCGGAAGCGGAGTTGGAACGCATCCGCAAGAAGGTCACCATGGTGTTCCAGAACGGCGCGCTGTTCGACTCGCTCACGGTGGGCGAGAACGTCGCCTTCCCGCTGCGTGAACGTCGCGACCTGGACGAGGAGCAGATTTATCAGATCGTCGATGGATTGCTGGACATGGTCGGCGTCCGGGAAATGCGTGACCTGATTCCTTCCGACCTGTCCACCGGAATGAAGCGCTCGGTGGCCATCGCACGCGCTCTGGCCGCGCAGCCGGAATGCATCCTGTACGACGAACCCACCACCCAGGTGGATCCGCTCATGGCCCAACTCCTGGGCGACCTCATCAAGAAGCTCAAGTACCAGCTCAAGCTGACCTCGATCGTGGTGACCCACGACATGCGCCTGGCCCGCAAGCTGGCGGACCGCATTGTCTTTCTGCATGAGGCCAAGGTCCACTTTTTCGGCACGCCGCAGCAAATGGATGCTTCGGAAGATGCGGTTGTGCAGCAGTTCCTCAGGCTGGATGAGTTGGTGATCGCCTAG
- a CDS encoding riboflavin synthase, protein MFTGIIEEVGRVAGVQRIAGRKDAVHSRITVEAPAASRELKKGDSVAVSGVCLTAVEITPGSFSADLAAETVARTSFGRIATGARVNLELPMPADGRMGGHVVQGHVDGVAKFVALTPVEGGDDYWLQVEIPPQLAKYVVFKGSIAIEGISLTVARIEGTTVTCAIIPHTVEATNLVSLHPGDALNLEVDILAKYAEKMLQGEDVPGEITLERLVREGF, encoded by the coding sequence ATGTTCACTGGCATCATCGAAGAAGTCGGGCGCGTAGCCGGCGTGCAGCGAATCGCGGGCCGCAAGGACGCTGTCCATTCCCGTATTACGGTGGAAGCCCCGGCCGCCAGCCGCGAACTGAAGAAGGGCGACAGTGTCGCTGTCAGCGGCGTGTGCCTGACGGCCGTGGAGATCACGCCCGGCTCGTTCAGCGCCGATCTCGCGGCAGAAACCGTGGCCCGCACTTCCTTCGGGCGCATCGCAACCGGGGCGCGCGTGAACCTGGAGCTGCCCATGCCGGCCGACGGACGCATGGGCGGCCACGTGGTCCAGGGCCACGTGGACGGCGTCGCCAAGTTCGTCGCGCTCACACCGGTCGAGGGCGGGGACGATTACTGGCTGCAGGTGGAAATTCCACCGCAACTCGCGAAATACGTCGTGTTCAAGGGCTCCATCGCTATCGAGGGTATCAGCCTGACGGTAGCTCGCATCGAAGGCACTACCGTGACCTGCGCCATCATTCCGCACACCGTCGAAGCCACCAACCTGGTTTCCCTGCATCCGGGAGACGCCCTCAACCTCGAGGTGGACATCCTCGCCAAGTATGCGGAAAAGATGCTGCAGGGTGAGGATGTTCCCGGAGAGATCACGTTAGAGCGGCTGGTTCGGGAAGGCTTCTAG